The proteins below are encoded in one region of Holophagaceae bacterium:
- a CDS encoding MurR/RpiR family transcriptional regulator: MHSGCQKTRPPRSRPPAPPPPPPRPPPPPPPPPPPPPPPPPPPPPPPPPRGRTGRPPPPPPPPPPRGGAAGPPPPPRGPPPPPQTPPPGGPRPSSAPAPPPPPSPPRPRAGGALGLGLGGNQTKNIPTVVIYFSNTMSTKPDPPAIQVRLAESYKDLPQAQRAIADVLMADPLLGALWGIETMAERAHVSVGTVIRFARRLGYKGFSDFRDALREACSTRSVEAELEQLDVPQDMLGTLGGVVRRDGEHLARLIQAVDPSMLESAARLLLGKRTTG, encoded by the coding sequence GTGCACAGCGGTTGTCAAAAAACCCGACCGCCACGCTCCCGCCCGCCCGCCCCCCCCCCCCCCCCCCCCCGCCCCCCCCCGCCCCCCCCCCCCCCCCCCCCCCCCCCCCCCCCCCCCCCCCCCCCCCCCCCCCCCCCCCCCCCCCCCCGGGGGCGCACGGGCCGCCCCCCCCCCCCCCCCCCCCCCCCCCCCCCCCGGGGGGGGGCCGCGGGCCCCCCCCCCCCGCCCCGGGGGCCCCCGCCCCCCCCCCAAACCCCACCCCCGGGCGGGCCGCGGCCGAGTTCTGCCCCCGCTCCTCCCCCCCCCCCTTCTCCCCCCCGCCCCCGCGCCGGGGGGGCTTTGGGGCTGGGGTTAGGGGGTAACCAGACAAAAAACATACCGACGGTGGTAATCTATTTTTCCAACACCATGTCCACCAAACCCGATCCGCCCGCCATCCAGGTCCGCCTGGCGGAAAGTTATAAGGATCTGCCCCAGGCCCAGCGCGCCATCGCCGATGTCCTGATGGCAGACCCGTTGCTGGGCGCGCTTTGGGGCATTGAAACCATGGCCGAGCGCGCCCACGTGAGCGTGGGAACCGTCATCCGGTTCGCCAGGCGCCTGGGCTACAAGGGCTTCAGTGACTTCCGGGACGCGCTGCGCGAAGCCTGCAGCACCCGTTCCGTTGAAGCGGAGCTGGAGCAGCTCGATGTCCCCCAGGACATGCTCGGGACGCTCGGAGGCGTCGTCCGCCGGGACGGAGAACACCTGGCAAGGCTGATCCAGGCGGTGGATCCCTCCATGCTGGAATCCGCCGCCCGCCTGCTGCTGGGGAAGCGGACCACCGGGTGA
- a CDS encoding xanthine dehydrogenase family protein subunit M, whose protein sequence is MRGQAPSCTVQTPASLAGALEILFAEKGSWRPLAGGTDLMVPFAAGTLPFTRFLNLWGLEELQGIEVAPDSLTLGALTTYAEIRNHPVLRAEFPNLVQSAWVTGAMAIQNRGTLAGNIANGSPAADTPPSLLAYGAEVQLQSLAGSRWVPYESFHTGYKQTAMLPEELITRIRVHRPAGDTFHFFRKVGTRKAQAISKVCLAAYARAEAGRVAEFRLGLGSVAPVPMRALTTEMLIQGQSIDAFHERFIAGAKQALMEDIRPIDDIRSTASYRRKVAANVLGQLLEEMAERFRRQ, encoded by the coding sequence ATGAGGGGCCAGGCTCCTAGCTGCACGGTCCAAACGCCGGCCTCCCTGGCCGGCGCCCTGGAGATCCTGTTCGCCGAGAAAGGAAGCTGGCGCCCCCTCGCGGGCGGCACGGACCTGATGGTTCCCTTCGCGGCTGGAACGCTGCCCTTCACGCGGTTCCTGAACCTGTGGGGCCTTGAAGAACTCCAGGGCATCGAGGTCGCTCCGGACAGCCTCACCTTGGGGGCCCTCACGACCTATGCGGAGATCCGCAACCATCCCGTGCTCCGGGCCGAATTCCCCAACCTGGTGCAAAGCGCCTGGGTGACCGGGGCCATGGCCATCCAGAACCGCGGCACGCTCGCGGGCAACATCGCTAACGGGAGCCCCGCCGCCGATACGCCACCCAGCCTCCTGGCCTATGGCGCCGAGGTCCAGCTCCAATCCCTCGCCGGCTCCCGCTGGGTGCCCTATGAAAGTTTCCATACGGGCTACAAGCAGACCGCGATGCTGCCCGAAGAGCTCATCACGCGGATCCGCGTCCATCGGCCCGCCGGCGACACTTTCCATTTCTTCCGCAAGGTGGGCACGCGGAAGGCCCAGGCCATTTCCAAGGTCTGCCTGGCCGCCTATGCGCGGGCGGAAGCGGGCCGCGTGGCGGAATTCCGCCTGGGCCTGGGGAGCGTGGCCCCGGTGCCGATGCGGGCCCTGACCACGGAGATGTTGATCCAGGGCCAATCCATCGACGCATTCCACGAGCGGTTCATCGCCGGGGCCAAGCAGGCCCTGATGGAAGATATCCGGCCCATCGACGACATCCGCAGCACCGCTAGCTATCGGCGGAAGGTAGCGGCCAATGTCCTGGGGCAACTGCTGGAGGAAATGGCCGAGCGGTTCCGGCGGCAGTAA
- a CDS encoding (2Fe-2S)-binding protein: MSEKTKLSLQVNGTARAVEVWPMARLLDVIREDLGLTGTKEGCGEGECGACSVILDGQLVNSCLVPAVQAEGADLRTIEGVASEEQLHGVQESFLHCGGAQCGICTPGMVMAAVDLLRRCPHPDEAQIRDGLAGNLCRCTGYGKIVDAVAQAAERAVEVAKESRP; the protein is encoded by the coding sequence ATGTCTGAAAAAACGAAGTTATCCCTCCAGGTCAACGGAACCGCGCGCGCCGTCGAAGTCTGGCCCATGGCGCGGCTCCTGGATGTGATCCGTGAGGACCTCGGCCTGACCGGAACCAAGGAAGGTTGCGGCGAAGGCGAGTGCGGGGCCTGCTCGGTGATCCTGGACGGCCAGCTGGTGAACAGCTGCCTGGTGCCCGCGGTGCAGGCCGAAGGCGCAGACCTGCGCACCATCGAAGGGGTCGCCTCCGAAGAACAGCTTCATGGGGTGCAGGAGTCGTTTCTCCACTGCGGCGGGGCCCAGTGCGGCATCTGCACGCCGGGCATGGTCATGGCCGCCGTGGATCTGCTGCGGCGCTGCCCGCATCCCGACGAGGCGCAGATCCGCGATGGCCTGGCGGGGAATCTCTGCCGCTGCACGGGCTACGGGAAGATCGTGGATGCCGTGGCCCAGGCCGCGGAGCGAGCCGTCGAAGTGGCCAAGGAATCCCGGCCATGA
- a CDS encoding xanthine dehydrogenase family protein, producing the protein MNPSLHIGHSRIRKEGRAKVTGEAQYTDDVRMENLLYGVTVRSSVPRGILKGIEFGEGIPWDEFIIVTAKDVPGELNVALIERDQPFLALDRINHPEEPVVLLAHADRYLLEKARAAVRLDIEPLPPLFDLEESLACKEVVWGQDNLFKKILIEKGDVDSVWAGAAHIVEGEYKTGSQEQLYIEPNGAIAVADAEEGVTVWGSLQCPYYVHTALKALFNLPDDRIRVIQMETGGGFGGKEDYPSLIAGHAALLSLKAGGRPVKIVYDREEDMVATTKRHPSRTRIRSAFDAEGHLLALDIDFALDGGAYLTLSPVVLSRGAIHAGGPYRCPNTRIRARAAATNTPPHGAFRGFGAPQSLFAIERHMDVAAAQLGLDPVALRKKNLLRMGDATATGQIIKENIDLPALLDRALEKLDYSTKKENCKIHNAGSSPIKKGLGFATFMHGCGFTGSGESYLASIAGVEGRADGKIHVLAASTEMGQGANTILSQVVAEVLKVPLELVEVVRPDTALVPDSGPTVASRTTMVVGKLVQEAAIGLRQTLIQSGFLKAPYDGGGFSSAVKQYIAKNGHLKAYSQYNTPPQIVWDDQLYKGDAYTTFAWACYAAEVAVDTRTFEVQVVDFVAVQEVGRVLNPTLAEGQIEGGVAQGIGYGLSEQVVWDRGRMANGQMTNYIMATSMDIPRIRVYFEENPYPNGPGGAKGLGELPMDGPAPALLNAVQDALGTTAPREIPLTPERLMDLIEPANV; encoded by the coding sequence ATGAACCCATCGCTCCACATCGGCCATTCGAGAATCCGCAAGGAGGGCCGGGCCAAGGTCACCGGCGAGGCCCAGTACACGGATGATGTGCGCATGGAAAACCTGCTTTATGGCGTGACCGTGCGCTCCTCGGTGCCCAGGGGAATCCTCAAGGGCATCGAATTCGGAGAAGGCATTCCCTGGGATGAATTCATCATCGTCACGGCCAAGGATGTGCCCGGGGAACTTAATGTTGCCCTCATCGAGCGCGACCAGCCATTCCTGGCGCTGGACCGCATCAACCATCCGGAAGAGCCGGTGGTGCTGCTGGCCCACGCGGACCGCTACCTGCTGGAAAAGGCCCGCGCCGCGGTGCGGCTGGACATCGAACCCCTGCCGCCGCTGTTCGACCTCGAAGAATCCCTGGCCTGCAAAGAGGTGGTCTGGGGCCAGGACAACCTGTTCAAGAAGATCCTGATCGAAAAAGGGGACGTGGATTCCGTCTGGGCCGGGGCCGCGCACATCGTCGAAGGCGAATACAAAACCGGCTCCCAGGAGCAGCTCTACATCGAGCCGAATGGCGCCATCGCGGTGGCCGATGCCGAGGAGGGCGTGACGGTCTGGGGCTCGCTGCAATGTCCCTATTACGTCCACACGGCCCTGAAGGCGCTCTTCAATCTGCCCGACGACAGGATCCGCGTCATCCAGATGGAGACCGGGGGCGGCTTCGGCGGCAAGGAGGACTATCCGAGCCTGATCGCGGGCCACGCGGCGCTGCTGTCCCTGAAGGCGGGCGGGCGGCCCGTGAAGATCGTCTATGACCGCGAAGAGGACATGGTGGCAACCACGAAGCGCCACCCCTCCCGCACGCGCATCCGCAGCGCCTTTGATGCCGAGGGCCATCTGTTGGCGCTCGATATTGATTTCGCTCTGGATGGCGGCGCCTACCTGACCCTGTCGCCGGTGGTGCTGAGCCGCGGCGCCATCCATGCGGGCGGGCCCTACCGCTGCCCCAACACCCGCATCCGGGCCCGGGCCGCGGCCACCAACACGCCACCCCATGGCGCTTTCCGCGGTTTCGGCGCGCCCCAGAGCCTGTTCGCCATCGAGCGGCACATGGATGTGGCGGCGGCCCAACTGGGCCTGGATCCTGTCGCGCTCCGGAAAAAGAATCTGCTCAGGATGGGCGACGCCACGGCCACCGGACAGATCATCAAGGAGAACATCGATCTCCCGGCGCTTCTCGATCGTGCCCTGGAAAAGCTGGATTACTCGACGAAAAAAGAGAATTGCAAAATCCACAATGCGGGTTCGAGCCCCATCAAGAAGGGCCTGGGGTTCGCGACCTTCATGCACGGCTGCGGGTTCACGGGGTCCGGGGAATCCTACCTGGCCTCCATCGCCGGCGTGGAGGGCCGGGCGGATGGCAAGATCCATGTGCTGGCGGCCTCCACGGAGATGGGGCAGGGGGCCAACACGATCCTCAGCCAGGTGGTGGCGGAAGTCCTGAAGGTGCCGCTGGAGCTCGTGGAGGTGGTGCGGCCGGACACGGCCCTGGTGCCCGACAGCGGGCCCACGGTCGCTTCCCGGACGACCATGGTGGTGGGCAAGCTGGTGCAGGAGGCCGCCATCGGCCTGCGCCAGACCCTGATCCAATCGGGCTTCCTCAAGGCGCCCTATGATGGCGGAGGCTTTTCGAGCGCCGTAAAACAATACATCGCAAAAAATGGTCATTTGAAGGCCTATTCCCAGTACAACACGCCTCCGCAGATCGTCTGGGACGACCAGCTCTACAAGGGCGACGCCTACACGACCTTCGCCTGGGCCTGCTATGCGGCCGAAGTGGCCGTGGACACCCGCACCTTCGAGGTCCAGGTCGTTGATTTCGTGGCCGTGCAGGAAGTGGGACGGGTGCTCAATCCGACCTTGGCGGAAGGCCAGATCGAGGGCGGCGTGGCCCAGGGCATCGGCTACGGCCTTTCGGAACAGGTGGTGTGGGACCGGGGCCGGATGGCCAATGGCCAGATGACCAACTACATCATGGCCACCAGCATGGACATTCCCCGCATCCGCGTGTACTTCGAGGAGAATCCCTACCCGAACGGCCCGGGCGGCGCCAAGGGCCTGGGCGAGCTGCCCATGGACGGCCCCGCCCCAGCCCTGCTCAATGCGGTGCAGGACGCGCTGGGCACCACGGCTCCACGGGAGATTCCCCTGACGCCCGAACGATTGATGGACCTCATCGAGCCTGCCAATGTCTGA
- a CDS encoding 4Fe-4S dicluster domain-containing protein, producing MAKKLDQPQGRGDFFKSLGTLMAGFMAEQVEEAITKASPKVLRPPGALDEFAFLTACTRCGDCIPACPQDSIIKGGSNMGLGLNAPYIDPRSMPCFLCTDLPCVKACPETAKALIWPVRTTKDGEVLDGPRAVRLGTARIKQDLCLTYEREGQDIQACRTCVDRCPYPGVAIRILDTEDGSIPHPEVIEDYCTGCGLCVFGCPTVQPAIVVDPRR from the coding sequence ATGGCCAAGAAACTCGATCAACCCCAAGGGCGCGGCGATTTCTTCAAGTCGCTGGGCACCCTCATGGCCGGGTTCATGGCGGAGCAGGTGGAGGAGGCCATCACCAAGGCCAGCCCCAAGGTGTTGCGCCCGCCGGGGGCTCTGGACGAATTCGCTTTCCTGACCGCCTGCACCCGCTGCGGTGACTGCATTCCTGCCTGTCCCCAGGATTCCATCATCAAGGGCGGCTCCAACATGGGCCTGGGGCTCAACGCACCCTACATCGATCCCCGGTCGATGCCCTGCTTCCTCTGCACCGATCTGCCCTGCGTCAAAGCCTGCCCCGAAACCGCCAAGGCGCTGATCTGGCCTGTCCGCACCACGAAGGATGGCGAAGTCCTGGACGGGCCACGGGCCGTACGCCTGGGCACCGCCCGGATCAAGCAAGACCTGTGTTTGACCTACGAACGCGAAGGCCAGGACATCCAGGCTTGCCGCACTTGCGTGGACCGCTGCCCCTATCCCGGCGTGGCCATCCGCATTCTCGATACGGAAGATGGCAGCATTCCCCATCCGGAAGTGATCGAGGACTATTGCACCGGCTGCGGGCTCTGCGTGTTCGGCTGCCCCACGGTCCAGCCCGCCATCGTGGTGGATCCGCGGCGGTGA
- a CDS encoding adenylosuccinate lyase, whose protein sequence is MDEPFLPPSEAPELERFEHPLAQRYASKAMVRLLSPLYRQRVWRRLWIALAESEMELGLPILPEQVAELRATRDQVDLDAIARHEAALRHDVMAAIHAWGEQAPKARPIIHLGATSCFVTDNGDLLICHEALQLLRKRLLDVIAALSAFADAWKDQPTLGFTHFQPAQPTTVGKRACLWLQDLLLDLEDLDHLIATTPIRGVKGTTGTQASFLELFEGDGGKVDALEERFCGKAGFKAIPVSGQTATRKLEDRIGQVLCGLAASAGKFGCDLRLLQHLKEVEEPFEKNQIGSSAMPYKRNPMRSERINSLSRFVLGLMPSTYQTSASQWMERTLDDSAHRRLTISQGLLAVDSILVLYLNVASGLVVYPKMIEARLNQELPFMAAELLLMEAVKRGGDRQDLHERFRLAALEAGRRIKQEGKGNELLRLLAADSSWGMDEGELASLLDPLRFTGRAGEQVRAFLATDVNTALSGHVKTTTAEIRV, encoded by the coding sequence ATGGACGAGCCCTTCCTTCCTCCCAGCGAAGCCCCGGAACTGGAGCGGTTCGAACATCCCCTGGCCCAGCGCTACGCCAGCAAGGCCATGGTGCGCCTGCTCTCGCCGCTCTACCGGCAGCGGGTCTGGAGGCGGCTCTGGATCGCGCTGGCCGAGAGCGAAATGGAGCTGGGCCTGCCGATCCTGCCCGAACAGGTCGCCGAGCTGCGCGCGACTCGGGACCAGGTGGACCTGGATGCCATCGCCCGGCATGAAGCCGCCCTACGCCACGATGTCATGGCGGCCATCCACGCCTGGGGCGAACAGGCGCCCAAGGCCCGGCCCATCATCCATTTGGGCGCCACCAGTTGTTTTGTGACCGATAATGGCGACTTGTTGATCTGCCACGAGGCATTGCAGCTCCTGCGCAAGCGCTTGCTGGATGTCATCGCGGCCCTGTCGGCCTTCGCGGATGCATGGAAGGACCAGCCGACCCTGGGCTTCACGCATTTCCAGCCGGCCCAGCCCACCACCGTGGGCAAGCGGGCCTGCCTGTGGCTCCAGGATCTGCTGCTGGACCTGGAAGACCTGGACCATCTCATCGCCACCACGCCCATCCGCGGCGTCAAGGGCACCACGGGCACCCAGGCGAGCTTCCTGGAATTGTTCGAGGGCGATGGCGGGAAAGTGGATGCGCTGGAGGAGCGCTTCTGCGGGAAGGCCGGCTTCAAGGCCATCCCCGTGAGCGGCCAGACGGCCACGCGGAAACTGGAGGACCGCATCGGCCAGGTGCTCTGCGGCCTCGCGGCCTCCGCGGGCAAATTCGGCTGCGATCTGCGCCTGCTCCAGCACCTCAAGGAGGTCGAGGAGCCCTTCGAGAAGAACCAGATCGGCTCCAGCGCCATGCCTTACAAACGCAATCCCATGCGCAGCGAGCGCATCAACAGCCTTTCCCGGTTCGTGCTGGGCCTGATGCCCTCCACCTACCAGACCAGCGCCAGCCAGTGGATGGAACGCACCCTGGACGACAGCGCCCACCGGCGTCTGACGATTTCTCAAGGATTGCTGGCCGTGGATTCTATTTTAGTGCTCTATCTGAATGTTGCCTCCGGATTGGTGGTCTATCCGAAGATGATCGAAGCGCGGCTGAACCAGGAGTTGCCCTTCATGGCCGCGGAATTGCTGCTCATGGAGGCCGTCAAGCGTGGCGGCGACCGCCAGGATCTGCACGAGCGGTTCCGCCTGGCCGCCCTGGAAGCCGGCCGCCGCATCAAACAGGAAGGGAAGGGCAACGAATTGCTGCGGCTCCTTGCCGCGGATTCCTCGTGGGGGATGGACGAAGGCGAACTGGCGTCCCTGTTGGATCCTCTCCGCTTCACTGGACGCGCCGGAGAGCAGGTCCGGGCCTTCCTGGCTACCGATGTGAACACCGCGCTGAGCGGCCACGTGAAGACCACAACCGCCGAAATTCGCGTTTAG